Proteins encoded in a region of the Neoarius graeffei isolate fNeoGra1 chromosome 3, fNeoGra1.pri, whole genome shotgun sequence genome:
- the LOC132882623 gene encoding uncharacterized protein LOC132882623 codes for MTPLSTWMLDTLCSSTFCWRMPYRSVHFADVVDNRLTTSRTLVNRFTEAEATLQGISNKVKEALGTDDPITLTDSQGNKIMDSEGTRTSHYWKQNSRKIYALMDEDFQEFQSGRRSRTSRRVEDSFPVQQTLDQLQEIRDNITRLSEVVKTTTTAALTTAALKPAMEGVSCLVCKDIMDRPVFATCCRSLVGCWTCVEQWLLTSEHCLKCRAEAFSENIHETLGLSAVIVIF; via the exons ATGACGCCACTGAGCACATGGATGTTAGACACCTTGTGCTCCTCTACCTTCTGCTGGAGGATGCCTTACAG GTCAGTACACTTTGCTGATGTTGTTGACAACCGGCTGACAACCTCACGCACACTTGTGAATAGATTCACTGAGGCTGAAGCCACACTACAAGGCATCTCAAACAAAGTGAAAGAAGCCCTTGGCACTGATGACCCAATCACCCTCACTGACTCTCAGGGGAACAAGATTATGGATTCCGAAGGCACAAGAA CTTCCCACTACTGGAAACAAAATTCAAGGAAGATTTATGCCTTGATGGATGAGGACTTCCAGGAGTTCCAGTCAGGGCGAAGATCAAGAACTAG TCGCAGGGTTGAGGATAGCTTTCCAGTCCAGCAAACACTGGACCAACTACAAGAAATTAGAGACAACATAACCCGGCTGTCAGAGGTGGTCAAGACTACGACTACAGCAGCTCTGACGACTGCTGCCCTGAAGCCAGCAATGGAAGGTGTATCCTGCCTTGTTTGTAAAG ATATAATGGATAGACCCGTCTTTGCAACCTGTTGCAGGTCTCTTGTTGGGTGTTGGACCTGTGTGGAGCAGTGGCTGCTTACCTCTGAGCACTGCCTGAAATGCAGAGCTGAAGCTTTTAGTGAAAATATACATGAGACACTGGGTCTCTCTGCAGTGATTGTTATTTTTTAA